One Lampris incognitus isolate fLamInc1 chromosome 18, fLamInc1.hap2, whole genome shotgun sequence genomic region harbors:
- the rpa3 gene encoding replication protein A 14 kDa subunit, translated as MSGVYEAPKARINASMLPQYTNKPVCFTGRVEKVQPAGKHFTLADGEGRMAAVELNEPLDEELSGIVEVIGMVSNKGTIMATAYNILREEKGIPFDLELYNEALKVIHDFPQHYPFEVTTSG; from the exons atgtctggCGTGTACGAAGCCCCGAAAGCCAGAATCAACGCGTCCATGCTGCCGCAGTACACAAACAAGCCGGTCTGCTTCACTGGACGCGTGGAGAAG GTTCAGCCGGCAGGGAAACACTTCACCCTCGCAGACGGGGAGGGCAGGATGGCGGCCGTCGAGCTAAACGAACCT CTTGACGAGGAGCTGAGTGGTATTGTCGAGGTTATCGGTATGGTGTCCAACAAAGGAACAATAATGGCTACTGCGTATAACATCCTTCGAGAGGAGAAAGGCATTCCTTTTG ACCTGGAGCTGTATAACGAAGCCCTGAAGGTGATCCACGACTTCCCTCAGCACTACCCTTTTGAGGTCACCACCAGTGGATGA
- the umad1 gene encoding UBAP1-MVB12-associated (UMA)-domain containing protein 1, which yields MFSFLGLRKDSKKSSTEREADGGFVIIGETVEEQRQKVQPMNFTQLSTNVVVHPSKSSCVSPSPPAEADKLPTASPVTVLTPDPPAVDATPSLPDLLGDVPFTLAPHVLAMQVGFPLNPDVLLSLDTNYNLANFHYDFTLENSVLCSL from the exons ATGTTCAGTTTCCTTGGACTTCGTAAAGACTCAAAGAAATCATCAACCGAGAGAGAAGCAGATGGAGGCTTTGTTATTATTG GTGAGACGGTTGAGGAACAGAGGCAGAAGGTCCAacccatgaacttcacacagctGTCAACCAATGTAGTTGTGCACCCATCAAAG TCATCTTGCGTAAGCCCAAGTCCACCTGCCGAGGCTGATAAGCTCCCTACAGCTTCACCTGTCACGGTACTGACACCAGATCCTCCGGCTGTGGATGCTACCCCATCCCTTCCAGATCTCCTTGGGGATGTCCCTTTCACACTGGCACCCCATGTGCTGGCCATGCAGGTGGGGTTCCCCCTAAACCCTGATGTGCTGCTTTCTCTGGACACAAACTATAATCTGGCCAATTTCCACTATGACTTCACCCTGGAGAACTCCGTGCTCTGTAGCCTGTAG